Proteins encoded in a region of the Clostridium butyricum genome:
- a CDS encoding DUF6751 family protein — MVLFPNSDITIYHLDSKTQKYSRINLENVNWSGKRNSTVSDKGVNIAYTVMISAEIGDYKVYTGDKVVKGNITLDITRLSDLNAYEVVTVIGTQESDLFHSINIECK; from the coding sequence ATGGTATTATTTCCAAACAGTGATATAACAATATATCACTTAGATTCTAAAACACAAAAATATTCTCGAATTAATCTTGAAAATGTTAATTGGAGTGGTAAAAGAAACTCTACTGTAAGTGATAAAGGTGTTAATATTGCATATACAGTAATGATAAGTGCCGAAATAGGCGATTATAAGGTTTATACAGGTGATAAGGTTGTTAAAGGTAATATTACACTAGACATAACTAGATTAAGCGATTTAAATGCTTATGAGGTTGTTACTGTTATTGGTACACAAGAGAGTGATTTATTCCACTCTATTAATATTGAATGCAAGTAG
- a CDS encoding DUF6673 family protein, translated as MKINNVEIEDLDLMDADVAEKFEKATNDLQEKEKSQDFTGKGLAEIIRIQCTLIFDFFNDVWGEGTDKKIFGNKTNYRICEKAFKDVVEYAMKQKNEVLKVAKVKKK; from the coding sequence TTGAAGATTAATAATGTAGAAATAGAAGATTTAGACTTAATGGATGCTGATGTAGCAGAGAAATTTGAAAAAGCTACTAATGATTTGCAGGAAAAAGAAAAATCACAAGATTTCACTGGTAAAGGTCTTGCGGAAATTATAAGAATTCAATGTACATTAATTTTTGATTTCTTTAATGATGTATGGGGAGAAGGTACTGATAAAAAGATATTTGGAAATAAGACAAACTATAGAATTTGTGAAAAGGCTTTTAAAGATGTAGTTGAGTATGCTATGAAGCAGAAAAATGAAGTATTAAAAGTAGCTAAGGTTAAAAAGAAATAA
- a CDS encoding SHOCT domain-containing protein, which produces MGFFDLKVKCSICDKEAGLNRYQIANKGWICKDCFKKAGFNLATPIKKMTVEDIINVLDKNDENKRNFEQFNATKIIGNFEIDDNSKKWIINNKGLFSKNVVPKIFNYSDIVDFELLEDGESIAKGGLGRAVVGGVLFGGIGAVVGGITGKKKSKPVCNSLKIKITLNDINNSSVYVNFITTSVKKNSFIYKTEFDLAQKCLSTLQVITNDATENIKESSTGSDADEIRKFKKLLDEGIITKEEFEAKKKQLLGL; this is translated from the coding sequence ATGGGATTTTTTGATTTAAAAGTAAAGTGTTCAATTTGTGATAAAGAAGCTGGATTAAATAGATATCAAATTGCTAATAAGGGCTGGATATGTAAAGACTGCTTTAAAAAAGCTGGATTTAACTTAGCGACTCCAATAAAGAAAATGACAGTAGAAGATATAATCAATGTTTTGGATAAAAATGATGAAAATAAAAGAAATTTTGAACAATTCAATGCAACTAAAATAATAGGTAATTTTGAAATAGATGATAATAGTAAGAAATGGATTATAAATAATAAAGGATTATTTTCTAAAAATGTAGTTCCAAAAATATTTAATTATTCTGATATAGTAGATTTTGAATTATTAGAAGATGGTGAATCTATAGCAAAAGGTGGATTAGGCAGAGCTGTTGTTGGTGGTGTTTTATTTGGTGGAATTGGAGCTGTTGTTGGTGGAATAACTGGCAAAAAGAAAAGTAAACCTGTATGTAATAGCTTAAAGATAAAAATAACTTTAAACGATATAAATAATTCAAGTGTTTATGTGAATTTTATAACTACATCAGTAAAGAAAAATAGCTTTATATACAAAACTGAATTTGACTTAGCACAAAAATGTTTATCAACTTTACAAGTTATTACTAATGATGCAACAGAAAATATTAAAGAAAGTTCTACAGGATCAGATGCAGATGAAATACGTAAGTTTAAAAAATTGCTAGATGAAGGAATTATAACGAAAGAAGAATTTGAAGCTAAGAAAAAACAATTATTAGGATTATAG
- a CDS encoding hemolysin XhlA family protein, with the protein MNEQETIQEIKERLVRIEILLEKNTENWDEKIKVANYRIADLEDTIKWISRTAIGGVITGLIGIMFALIK; encoded by the coding sequence ATGAATGAGCAGGAGACTATACAAGAAATTAAAGAAAGGTTAGTGAGAATTGAAATACTGTTAGAAAAAAATACAGAAAACTGGGATGAAAAAATTAAAGTAGCAAATTACAGAATTGCAGACTTAGAGGATACAATTAAGTGGATTTCTAGAACTGCAATAGGTGGAGTAATAACAGGATTAATAGGCATAATGTTTGCCTTAATAAAATAA
- a CDS encoding N-acetylmuramoyl-L-alanine amidase, translating into MKLIFSDGHTPSGTAGCGAVDIIDESICTREVGPLCVKYASQEGHNACELVVNHENSYNCEDCYTRVDQANNIGSDLFTEIHFNSGSGNPSGVEVLVNSMNSSAVKYAERVCEKISSAFNIPNRGVKVQRLIVLSRTNMPAMLVECHFVQEHDGILYDADKLARCIVGGILNKDILSNWNLGWNGVLGSWWYCTSVEDKTYYKSEWKLIDNKWYLFDSEGWCRVGWVKYITNSNNKVVWYYLDSDNCDMAIGWHKIDGDWFFFDNNGEMATGWIVDNGKDYYLYSTGQMAHDCEMYGYKFDSEGIATKIE; encoded by the coding sequence ATGAAGTTAATATTTAGTGATGGCCATACTCCAAGTGGAACTGCTGGGTGTGGAGCTGTTGATATAATAGATGAAAGCATATGCACAAGGGAGGTTGGTCCTTTATGTGTTAAATATGCATCTCAGGAAGGACATAATGCATGCGAATTAGTTGTTAATCATGAAAATTCATATAATTGTGAAGATTGTTATACAAGAGTAGATCAAGCAAATAATATAGGTTCTGATTTGTTTACAGAAATACATTTTAATTCTGGAAGTGGAAATCCTAGTGGAGTTGAAGTTTTAGTAAACAGTATGAATAGTAGTGCTGTTAAATATGCTGAAAGAGTATGTGAAAAAATATCTTCTGCTTTTAATATACCAAATAGAGGAGTTAAGGTTCAAAGATTAATTGTCTTAAGTAGAACTAATATGCCGGCTATGTTAGTTGAATGCCACTTTGTACAAGAACATGATGGGATTCTATATGATGCTGATAAACTTGCAAGATGTATAGTTGGAGGAATATTAAATAAAGACATATTATCAAATTGGAATTTAGGTTGGAATGGTGTGCTAGGTTCATGGTGGTACTGTACTAGCGTAGAAGACAAAACATATTATAAATCAGAGTGGAAGTTAATAGATAACAAATGGTATCTATTTGATTCAGAAGGATGGTGCAGGGTTGGATGGGTTAAGTATATAACTAATTCTAACAATAAAGTTGTATGGTATTATTTAGATTCTGATAATTGTGATATGGCTATTGGATGGCATAAGATAGATGGAGACTGGTTCTTCTTTGATAATAATGGTGAAATGGCTACAGGCTGGATTGTTGACAATGGAAAAGACTATTATTTATACAGCACAGGTCAGATGGCTCACGACTGCGAAATGTATGGATATAAATTTGATTCAGAAGGTATTGCTACTAAAATAGAATAA
- a CDS encoding cyclic lactone autoinducer peptide, with amino-acid sequence MKTKILMGIATVATVMASIVSTSACFWAHYQPEEPKSLREE; translated from the coding sequence ATGAAGACTAAAATTTTAATGGGGATAGCTACAGTAGCAACTGTTATGGCTTCAATAGTATCTACTTCAGCCTGCTTTTGGGCACATTATCAACCAGAAGAACCAAAATCTTTAAGAGAAGAATAA
- a CDS encoding minor capsid protein, translated as MQVGDFIGVKIKLDSTNKILAKRRLNGKGSEAQIFFTKQCAKWMNNYVPFKTGRLKDVSVTIGADYVKYSTPYAKKQYYKNTGGGIKNRSGLRGKLWDKRMWPDKKGVIIKSMADFVGGRSK; from the coding sequence ATGCAAGTAGGTGATTTTATAGGTGTAAAAATTAAGTTAGATTCTACAAATAAAATACTTGCTAAGAGAAGACTTAATGGTAAAGGTTCTGAAGCACAGATATTTTTTACTAAACAGTGTGCAAAGTGGATGAATAATTATGTTCCTTTCAAAACTGGTAGATTAAAAGACGTAAGTGTTACTATTGGGGCTGATTACGTTAAATATAGTACTCCATATGCAAAGAAACAATATTATAAAAATACTGGTGGAGGTATTAAAAATAGAAGTGGCTTGCGTGGTAAGTTATGGGATAAAAGAATGTGGCCTGATAAAAAGGGTGTAATTATTAAAAGTATGGCTGATTTTGTTGGAGGTAGGAGTAAATGA
- a CDS encoding DUF4355 domain-containing protein, whose amino-acid sequence MKKVDLLKIIETIADDGDINETILGHEEFKSLKDLSKLSVEDITGILGSEVGKAYMTSHDDSIRSKAVETFKTGKMQDEIKKAIEEAKNGKKSPEAEALEKLQKEFEASQAELTKERTMNKLSATLKEKKLPIELANFAYGDGQEETINKNIETLQNVLNSAVDSGVKAKLGISAYTPPADAQTNAANAEIAQAMGVQ is encoded by the coding sequence ATGAAAAAAGTAGATTTATTAAAAATAATTGAAACAATAGCAGATGATGGGGACATTAATGAAACAATTCTAGGACATGAAGAATTTAAATCATTAAAGGACTTATCTAAGCTAAGTGTAGAAGACATTACTGGAATATTAGGTAGTGAAGTTGGAAAGGCTTATATGACTTCACATGACGATTCAATTAGGTCAAAAGCAGTTGAAACATTTAAAACTGGCAAAATGCAAGATGAAATTAAAAAAGCAATTGAAGAAGCTAAAAACGGAAAGAAAAGTCCTGAAGCTGAAGCACTTGAAAAACTTCAAAAGGAGTTTGAAGCGAGTCAAGCTGAACTTACAAAAGAAAGAACTATGAACAAACTTTCAGCTACTCTAAAGGAAAAGAAATTACCTATAGAACTTGCAAATTTTGCTTATGGTGATGGACAGGAAGAAACAATTAATAAAAATATTGAAACTTTACAAAATGTATTAAATAGTGCAGTTGATAGTGGTGTTAAGGCTAAATTAGGTATAAGTGCTTATACTCCACCAGCAGATGCACAAACAAATGCTGCTAATGCAGAAATAGCCCAAGCCATGGGTGTACAATAA
- a CDS encoding phage holin family protein, whose product MEMNLMEYVPSHLAILIACIYVVGVFLKNLNSVPDKYITIILMLFGITFAVLLSIINAQYKVALDVIVNGILQGICCWGISVGINQTAKQLTKEE is encoded by the coding sequence ATGGAAATGAATTTAATGGAGTATGTGCCAAGTCACTTAGCAATTTTAATTGCATGTATTTATGTTGTAGGAGTATTTCTTAAGAATTTAAATAGTGTACCAGATAAGTATATTACTATAATTCTTATGCTTTTTGGAATTACATTTGCTGTGTTACTAAGTATAATAAATGCTCAATATAAAGTAGCTTTAGATGTAATTGTTAATGGCATATTACAGGGGATATGCTGTTGGGGTATATCTGTAGGAATTAACCAGACAGCTAAGCAGCTAACTAAAGAAGAATAA
- a CDS encoding accessory gene regulator ArgB-like protein produces MVKIEKICENISDYISRELNFNEDKKSIINYGIFAFIHMMICILLVIIVGFIFNVMVEALIISFTTSILRKSSGGVHANSPEKCAVIGTISSVGLALIVKNCNLNYIMNIFIGSIIFMFSYYIIYKLAPVDSVSKPIKNIKKIRKLKRASIITTSIYLGISIVDIVLYFLVEEHVFLTYSMCIYMGLLWQVFSLTQNGHRILGKLNTI; encoded by the coding sequence GTGGTAAAAATTGAAAAAATATGTGAAAATATTTCAGATTATATTAGTAGAGAACTGAATTTTAATGAAGACAAAAAATCAATAATAAACTATGGTATATTTGCTTTTATACATATGATGATTTGTATATTGTTAGTTATTATTGTTGGATTTATATTTAATGTTATGGTAGAAGCTCTTATAATTTCATTTACTACAAGTATTTTAAGAAAAAGTTCAGGAGGAGTACATGCAAACTCACCAGAAAAATGTGCAGTTATAGGAACAATAAGTTCAGTTGGATTAGCATTGATAGTAAAAAACTGTAATTTAAACTATATTATGAATATATTCATAGGTAGTATCATTTTTATGTTTTCATATTATATTATATATAAATTAGCACCTGTAGATAGTGTATCAAAACCTATTAAAAATATAAAGAAAATACGTAAATTAAAAAGAGCATCGATTATTACAACTAGCATATATTTAGGAATTTCAATAGTGGATATAGTACTATATTTCTTAGTTGAAGAACATGTATTTTTAACTTATTCAATGTGTATTTATATGGGATTATTGTGGCAGGTATTCTCATTAACACAAAATGGGCACAGAATATTGGGAAAATTAAATACTATATAG
- a CDS encoding plasmid mobilization protein: MSVYYVKNGTKVKRTETKEDRQRKPEKDLRVEKVIVHVTKSEKELIVALAKENGMDTSTFIRCLCMMKYRQLTGEMVK, from the coding sequence ATGAGTGTATATTATGTAAAGAATGGTACTAAAGTTAAGAGAACAGAAACTAAAGAGGACAGGCAGAGGAAACCTGAAAAAGATTTGCGAGTTGAAAAAGTAATTGTACATGTAACCAAAAGTGAAAAAGAATTAATTGTTGCACTGGCTAAAGAAAACGGAATGGATACTAGTACATTTATAAGATGTTTGTGTATGATGAAATATCGTCAACTTACTGGGGAGATGGTTAAGTGA
- a CDS encoding DUF5317 family protein — protein sequence MPETILLAFLYAKLKGNKVSVLFYSWTIYPLVIFEIITFIGQVMSFYGSYTVIEFINKLTSIYLIFYLLLVFKYELYITSIIGSIFIVLGGALNNIVIKANGGFMPVYQSISYLTGRFISDESPIKDNIHILGTSEANLKFLTDFIDLGYTILSIGDVLMRIFVFLIIYGAIKKINNQRRKESC from the coding sequence ATGCCAGAGACGATATTATTGGCATTTTTATATGCAAAACTAAAAGGAAACAAAGTGAGTGTTTTATTTTATTCTTGGACAATATATCCTTTAGTTATATTTGAAATAATAACGTTTATAGGACAGGTTATGTCATTTTATGGAAGCTATACTGTTATAGAATTTATTAATAAATTGACTTCAATATACTTAATATTTTATTTATTGCTTGTATTTAAATATGAACTATATATTACTTCAATAATAGGATCAATTTTTATTGTATTAGGTGGAGCATTAAATAATATAGTAATAAAAGCAAATGGTGGTTTTATGCCTGTTTATCAATCAATATCATACTTGACGGGCAGATTTATTAGTGACGAAAGTCCAATAAAAGATAATATACATATTTTAGGAACTTCGGAAGCAAATTTAAAGTTTTTAACTGATTTTATAGATTTAGGATATACAATTCTTAGTATAGGAGATGTGTTGATGAGAATTTTTGTATTTTTAATAATATATGGTGCAATAAAAAAAATTAATAATCAAAGGAGAAAAGAAAGTTGTTGA
- a CDS encoding phage tail spike protein, which produces MKGLIRLFDSNETNFKHNKNVLSEFTSAYITEDIDGTLEFDGEYPLFDKKSLSKELNIGKIIKSPIYDSRPDQLFKIRKPNTSTSNKTVSVYAQAIGYTDLGSNIILGCHIPAGKTRKEAIGMLLNARQQKVRDYHVGNLDTSTNTNINLGLEEETGNVINYLDIDYKAPLKGLLDDSENSIYKAYKGEIIWNNFEINMVDKRGNDNKFTIRSGKNLQDFEKEISDMNDDFATALIMCSSDGLYLPNNEIIYSSLADKYDRYHYKVIKCDDVSLEDLITENSTDADVEKAKQIVYEQLRERAENYFKEGMAELLGSYTINFIELAKSEEYKNYVELTNCSIGNEVTTIYPELNLKVTTRVTKIKYNILKDEIEEITVGNIKKDITDSINNTENTANSAKQEATDTKFSLKKNTKQINANIDILDKKIQLKISSDDMWSLIEMYPGKILLAVNDEKNKTDVIIDTSGLSVHNGKFKIYNESDELCFWVSKNGQLFTSRSLDIQNSSGDDLMSLNDSRLYFYTSKGIRGIEANTKGIDVKGNLYINGESLESIIQEVINNK; this is translated from the coding sequence TTGAAAGGTTTAATTAGATTATTTGATAGTAACGAAACAAATTTTAAACACAATAAAAATGTACTTAGTGAATTTACAAGTGCTTATATTACTGAGGATATTGACGGAACTTTAGAGTTTGACGGTGAATATCCTCTTTTTGATAAGAAGAGTTTAAGCAAAGAATTAAATATAGGTAAGATTATAAAAAGTCCCATTTATGATAGTCGACCAGATCAGCTTTTTAAAATAAGGAAACCTAATACTAGTACATCTAATAAAACAGTAAGTGTTTATGCACAAGCTATAGGCTATACAGACTTAGGAAGTAATATTATTCTAGGTTGCCATATTCCAGCTGGTAAGACTCGTAAAGAAGCTATAGGAATGTTACTTAATGCAAGACAACAGAAAGTAAGAGATTATCATGTTGGAAATTTAGATACATCTACAAACACTAATATTAATTTAGGACTTGAAGAAGAAACAGGTAATGTAATTAACTACTTAGATATAGATTATAAAGCACCTTTAAAAGGCTTACTTGATGATTCTGAAAATAGTATTTATAAAGCTTATAAGGGCGAAATAATATGGAACAACTTTGAGATTAACATGGTAGATAAAAGAGGAAATGATAATAAATTTACTATTAGAAGTGGTAAGAATCTACAAGATTTTGAAAAAGAAATTTCGGATATGAATGATGACTTTGCTACAGCTCTTATAATGTGTTCGAGTGATGGTTTATATCTTCCTAATAATGAAATAATTTATTCTAGCTTGGCTGATAAATATGATAGATATCATTACAAAGTTATTAAATGTGATGATGTATCGCTTGAGGACCTTATAACAGAAAATTCTACTGATGCTGATGTTGAAAAAGCTAAGCAGATAGTATATGAACAGTTAAGAGAAAGAGCTGAAAATTATTTTAAAGAAGGTATGGCAGAATTACTTGGAAGTTATACTATAAATTTTATTGAACTTGCTAAAAGTGAAGAATACAAGAATTATGTAGAACTAACTAATTGTTCTATAGGTAATGAAGTAACAACGATTTATCCTGAATTAAATCTAAAAGTTACCACTAGAGTTACTAAAATTAAATACAATATTCTAAAGGATGAAATTGAAGAAATTACAGTTGGGAATATTAAAAAGGATATTACCGATTCTATAAACAATACTGAAAATACTGCTAATAGTGCAAAGCAAGAAGCAACAGACACAAAGTTTTCATTAAAGAAAAATACTAAACAAATCAATGCTAATATTGATATTCTAGATAAAAAGATACAATTAAAAATCAGCTCTGATGATATGTGGTCACTTATAGAAATGTATCCTGGGAAAATTTTATTAGCAGTAAATGATGAAAAAAATAAAACAGATGTAATAATAGATACAAGCGGACTGAGTGTTCATAATGGAAAATTTAAAATTTACAATGAATCTGATGAACTATGTTTTTGGGTTTCTAAAAACGGACAACTTTTTACAAGTAGAAGTTTAGATATACAGAATAGTTCAGGTGACGATTTAATGAGCTTAAATGATAGTAGATTATATTTTTATACGTCTAAGGGAATACGTGGAATAGAAGCAAATACAAAAGGAATTGATGTAAAAGGTAATCTATATATAAATGGGGAGAGTTTAGAATCAATAATTCAGGAAGTAATAAATAATAAGTAG
- a CDS encoding distal tail protein Dit, which translates to MNNTLIWNNVRAEDMGIKVISLPPIGLSVENLEEKDRVGADGTLTYKYGYTSDEKEVEADYIGNNPMKVANWLKGSGKVIFGNLPDRYYKARINNIIPLEEVIKNGLYNFTIKFKCQPFGYLLEGEYPIEITKSGTVLCNLKATYKSLPIITVYGTGRGVLTVNSINYTFTNINGSISLDSEIQEVLNKQGEYFESDDFPELKVGENTITFSGGITKVVIIPRWRCL; encoded by the coding sequence ATGAATAATACTTTAATATGGAACAATGTAAGAGCAGAAGATATGGGAATTAAGGTTATTTCTTTACCACCTATAGGATTAAGTGTAGAAAATCTAGAAGAAAAAGATCGTGTAGGTGCTGATGGTACTCTTACATACAAATATGGATATACAAGCGATGAAAAAGAAGTTGAAGCTGATTATATAGGAAATAATCCAATGAAAGTTGCTAACTGGCTTAAAGGAAGTGGAAAAGTTATTTTCGGTAATCTTCCAGATAGATATTACAAGGCTAGAATTAATAATATTATACCTTTAGAAGAAGTAATAAAAAATGGTTTATATAATTTTACTATTAAGTTCAAGTGCCAACCTTTTGGTTATTTACTTGAGGGGGAATATCCTATAGAGATAACTAAAAGCGGTACGGTATTATGCAATCTAAAAGCCACTTATAAAAGCTTGCCTATAATTACTGTCTATGGCACTGGGAGGGGCGTTTTAACAGTAAATTCGATAAACTATACATTTACGAATATAAATGGTTCTATAAGCCTAGATAGTGAGATACAAGAGGTATTAAATAAGCAAGGTGAATATTTTGAGAGTGATGATTTTCCAGAATTAAAAGTTGGAGAAAATACAATAACTTTTAGCGGTGGAATAACAAAGGTAGTTATTATACCTAGATGGAGGTGTTTATAG
- a CDS encoding DUF2829 domain-containing protein: protein MKFEEVLPQIKEGKKAFRTGWNGKGMFVVRQKGYPQGIPCNKQTAEVWGLNEGDLFKCEPYLQIKNANGSHSMWVPSTGDIFAEDWEVIR from the coding sequence ATGAAATTTGAAGAAGTATTACCACAAATTAAAGAAGGAAAGAAAGCATTTAGAACTGGTTGGAATGGTAAAGGAATGTTTGTTGTAAGACAAAAAGGATATCCTCAAGGTATTCCATGTAATAAGCAAACTGCTGAAGTATGGGGATTGAATGAAGGAGATTTATTTAAGTGTGAACCATATTTACAAATTAAGAATGCTAATGGAAGTCATAGTATGTGGGTTCCAAGTACAGGAGATATATTTGCTGAGGACTGGGAGGTAATTAGATAA
- a CDS encoding acyltransferase, giving the protein MERKYYADLLRVIAIIQVISIHVSSGFFGNVDLIDTYPWRVATIVDSISRTGVPIFIMISGMLLLDKNKNYDIKVFFKKRVSKIIIPFIFWGIFYFVKYGNKMNFEGIKKFILALVTNNIFYHLPFMYIIIGLYLITPILNVFVKNATQKQLWYFEILCWIVGGVIPFINEVFKINIGIQIPMVGNMVGLFVLGYLLDNIKFNKKTRYAIYLLGAISILLTIVGTYYFSIKTGTANQILYNNGGVNIIIIASSIFILCRQIYYKYKINDKFNIIIANISKLSFGIYLIHVHIVLSLEQSKIPLLLPQYMPCTFYGLLMRVITVFIITYIIVYVISKIKYLNKIV; this is encoded by the coding sequence TTGGAAAGGAAATATTATGCGGATTTATTAAGAGTTATAGCAATAATACAGGTGATAAGTATACATGTATCAAGCGGATTTTTTGGAAATGTAGATTTAATTGATACATATCCATGGCGAGTTGCTACAATTGTAGATTCGATTTCAAGAACTGGGGTTCCAATTTTTATAATGATTAGTGGAATGTTATTATTGGATAAAAATAAAAACTATGATATAAAAGTGTTTTTTAAAAAAAGGGTATCAAAAATTATTATTCCATTTATTTTTTGGGGTATTTTCTATTTCGTAAAATATGGAAATAAAATGAACTTTGAAGGGATAAAGAAATTCATTTTAGCATTAGTAACCAATAATATATTTTATCATTTGCCATTTATGTATATTATAATTGGTCTTTATTTAATAACACCTATACTTAATGTATTTGTAAAAAATGCAACACAAAAGCAACTATGGTACTTTGAAATATTATGTTGGATTGTAGGTGGAGTAATACCATTCATAAATGAAGTATTTAAAATCAACATTGGGATTCAGATTCCTATGGTAGGTAATATGGTGGGATTATTTGTTTTAGGATATTTACTAGATAATATCAAATTTAATAAAAAAACAAGATACGCTATTTATTTACTAGGTGCAATTAGTATTTTATTAACAATAGTTGGGACATACTATTTTTCGATAAAAACTGGGACAGCTAATCAAATATTATATAACAATGGAGGAGTAAATATAATAATAATAGCAAGTTCAATATTTATATTATGTAGACAAATATATTATAAATATAAAATTAATGATAAGTTTAATATAATAATTGCTAATATTAGCAAACTATCATTTGGTATATATTTAATTCATGTTCATATAGTATTATCTTTGGAACAGAGCAAAATACCATTATTATTACCTCAATATATGCCTTGCACTTTTTATGGATTACTAATGAGGGTTATTACGGTATTTATAATTACATATATAATAGTATATGTAATATCTAAAATAAAATATTTAAATAAAATTGTTTAA
- a CDS encoding bacteriophage Gp15 family protein, which yields MNILTNKLPVEVNIDGVLYKINSDYRTSIIFSKLIEDNEVTEDLILEILNLYYPVIPQNIEQAIDKISWFYECGKSKDDNSNNSTGSYKKVFDYDEDSQYIYSAFLSQYRIDLQEVEYLHWWKFKALFEALDDNNEIIKIMKYRSIDLSKIQDKEQRNFYKKMQENYKLKEKVNEADLQALDEMRKLLVQ from the coding sequence ATGAATATCTTAACTAATAAGTTACCCGTAGAAGTGAATATTGATGGAGTTCTGTATAAGATTAATTCTGACTACAGAACTTCTATTATTTTTAGTAAGTTAATTGAAGATAACGAGGTTACTGAGGACTTGATTTTAGAAATTCTTAATCTTTATTATCCAGTAATTCCACAAAACATTGAGCAGGCTATTGATAAAATAAGCTGGTTTTATGAATGTGGAAAATCTAAAGATGATAATTCTAATAACTCTACAGGTAGCTATAAAAAAGTATTTGATTATGATGAAGATTCACAGTATATTTATAGTGCATTTTTAAGCCAGTATAGAATAGATTTACAAGAAGTTGAATATTTACACTGGTGGAAATTTAAAGCCTTATTTGAAGCCTTAGACGATAATAACGAGATAATAAAAATAATGAAGTATAGAAGCATAGACTTAAGCAAAATTCAAGATAAAGAACAACGTAACTTTTATAAGAAAATGCAAGAAAATTATAAGCTTAAAGAGAAAGTGAATGAAGCAGATTTACAGGCATTAGATGAAATGAGAAAACTTCTAGTACAATAA